One genomic segment of Arachis duranensis cultivar V14167 chromosome 4, aradu.V14167.gnm2.J7QH, whole genome shotgun sequence includes these proteins:
- the LOC107483661 gene encoding uncharacterized protein LOC107483661 codes for MQEMFSMYIENRSQISFIELYVEFEPSEADRNILREDYNSDSEEEFESNYKFVVPDEFPEYMAADPTGPRPVQVRSVVRFKCHVPDRTGAVRLVWIYSILDAVKFDLPLESVLKYLRINEIFPMVVVPAEIPIVADGEFAVGMEFSSREAVIKAIKEYTIRRSVDYRVYESEPLTFYAKCTQYGSWCDWLIRVSLISRRYCWVIRRYNGSHTCTTATISQDHSKLDSITIAEAIKPLVEADPSLKVKSVIAEVQSKFNYTVSYRKAWLAKQRAVEKIFGSWEASYEALPIWFEAMCHKEPSTVVHFETMPAYQGDDLVGDIRVLHRVFWSYYPCIRAFRHCKPIVQVDGTHLYGKYKGCRLVAVSQDGNNNIVPIAFAIVEGETYDAWHFFLSNLRQHVVTRDGVGLISDRHESINAAVERSNGAWSPPRVFHMFCIRHIESNFLRKFKAPYLQKFVVNIGYSRTVGEYKVRYQWLRDRGEAYTNWLNRIPREQYALAFDGEYRWGHMTTNLVECINSVLKGARNLSITALVKATFYRLNELFTCKRAEAEARINAGHVFSDIVTSKLHANQLASGNIQVSCFDRQNQVFEVREMPSGLEFAVDLCSLRCDCGEFQVDRIPCRHVFACCANQRLDWRLYVHDVYKMEQVRWVYRARIRPPGNLTTWLAYNGPRFIPNPYLRRVTKGHPRMTRFPNEMDTQMLHRPRRCTLCGAEGHSHSRCRRSAGSNTNRDAP; via the exons ATGCAGgagatgttttcaatgtatattgaaaACCGGTCTCAGATCTCGTTCATCgagttgtatgttgagtttgaaccATCTGAGGCTGACCGAAATATTCTACGGGAAGATTATAATAGTGACAGTGAAGAAGAGTTCGAAAGCAACTATAAATTTGTTGTTCCAGATG AATTTCCGGAATATATGGCTGCAG ATCCAACCGGTCCTCGACCTGTTCAG GTTCGATCCGTTGTACGGTTCAAATGCCATGTACCGGACAGGACCGGTGCAGTTCGTTTG GTTTGGATTTATAGCATACTGGATGCAGTGAAATTTGATTTACCTTTGGAATCGGTTTTGAAATATCTGCgtattaatgaaatttttcCTATGGTGGTTGTCCCAGCAGAAATTCCTATCGTTGCAGATGGTGAATTTGCTGTCGGGATGGAGTTCAGTTCCAGAGAAGCTGTTATTAAGGCGATAAAGGAGTATACCATACGACGAAGCGTAGACTACCGAGTATATGAGTCTGAGCCGTTGACATTTTATGCCAAGTGTACACAGTATGGGTCATGGTGTGATTGGCTTATTAGGGTTAGTTTGATCAGCAGGAGGTACTGTTGGGTTATAAGGAGGTATAATGGTAGTCACACCTGTACCACAGCCACCATTTCACAGGATCATTCGAAGCTGGACTCTATCACAATTGCAGAAGCAATAAAGCCACTGGTTGAGGCTGACCCCTCCTTAAAGGTAAAATCGGTTATAGCAGAAGTGCAATCAAAGTTCAACTACACCGTCAGTTACCGAAAAGCATGGTTGGCTAAACAAAGGGcagtagaaaaaatatttggaagtTGGGAAGCATCGTATGAAGCGTTGCCTATATGGTTTGAGGCCATGTGTCACAAGGAGCCATCAACTGTTGTCCATTTTGAGACTATGCCTGCATATCAAGGCGATGACTTGGTGGGTGATATTCGGGTACTGCATCGTGTATTTTGGAGTTATTACCCTTGTATTAGGGCATTCAGACATTGTAAGCCAATTGTCCAGGTGGATGGGACTCACTTGTACGGAAAGTATAAGGGTTGTCGGCTTGTGGCAGTTTCACAGGATGGCAACAACAATATCGTCCCAATTGCGTTTGCTATTGTGGAGGGAGAGACTTATGATGCATGGCATTTTTTCCTTAGTAACCTGCGTCAACATGTTGTAACTCGAGATGGTGTGGGTCTAATATCCGACAGGCACGAGTCCATCAATGCAGCTGTGGAACGCAGTAACGGAGCTTGGTCACCTCCTAGAGTTTTTCATATGTTTTGCATCAGGCATATAGAGTCAAATTTTCTGAGAAAGTTCAAGGCACCGTACCTCCAAAAATTTGTTGTCAACATCG GATATTCGAGGACGGTGGGGGAGTACAAAGTGCGTTACCAGTGGTTACGGGACCGGGGCGAGGCGTACACAAACTGGTTAAATCGAATTCCTCGCGAACAGTACGCATTAGCCTTTGATGGCGAGTACCGATGGGGTCACATGACGACGAATCTAGTGGAGTGCATCAACTCAGTTTTGAAGGGTGCACGCAATCTTTCCATTACTGCTCTTGTGAAGGCAACATTCTACAGGCTAAATGAGTTGTTCACCTGTAAAAGAGCGGAGGCGGAAGCCCGGATCAATGCTGGCCATGTGTTTTCTGATATAGTGACCTCGAAGTTGCATGCAAACCAACTTGCATCAGGAAACATCCAGGTTAGTTGCTTTGACCGCCAGAATCAGGTCTTTGAGGTTCGTGAGATGCCAAGCGGACTAGAGTTTGCAGTCGATCTATGTAGCCTTCGATGTGACTGTGGTGAGTTCCAGGTGGACCGGATCCCCTGCAGACATGTCTTCGCATGTTGTGCCAACCAGCGACTGGATTGGCGACTGTATGTTCATGATGTGTATAAGATGGAACAAGTGCGGTGGGTGTACCGAGCAAGGATTAGGCCACCAGGTAATCTCACTACATGGCTTGCTTACAACGGACCTCGGTTCATACCGAATCCATACCTAAGACGGGTAACGAAAGGTCACCCCAGGATGACGCGCTTTCCGAATGAGATGGACACACAGATGTTACATCGTCCTAGGCGATGTACGCTATGTGGTGCTGAGGGACATAGTCATAGCAGATGCCGTCGGTCAGCTGGTTCAAATACCAACAGAGATGCCCCCTAA